A single window of Crassostrea angulata isolate pt1a10 chromosome 8, ASM2561291v2, whole genome shotgun sequence DNA harbors:
- the LOC128161576 gene encoding uncharacterized protein LOC128161576, with amino-acid sequence CNIHLTMAMDQLLVLLVSFVYVVHACGPDPRHDQSVYCNSQYVFTGILTQFDKSAEESTYRMFVTSNLKGQITSSLRQNVNVYSFGYMYSCAPPTVTLNQEYLIYANKDPWTNQPRIKALHSVDQTKRLRNYDCYCKIDLKLPRSAPVINNVPKNSKCELTGVTDTCAVRNGYCGRDWSRLGQGACKWFTSTCS; translated from the exons TGCAATATACATCTCACAATGGCGATGGATCAGCTACTGGTGCTCCTTGTGAGCTTTGTGTACGTCGTTCACGCCTGCGGCCCTGACCCTAGGCACGATCAGTCGGTCTACTGTAACTCCCAGTATG TTTTTACTGGAATCTTGACCCAATTTGACAAATCAGCGGAGGAGTCCACGTATCGGATGTTTGTGACGTCAAACTTGAAG GGACAGATAACAAGTTCACTGAGACAGAACGTCAATGTTTACAGCTTtggatacatgtattcatgCGCACCACCCACAGTAACTCTGAATCAGGAATATTTGATATACG CAAACAAAGATCCGTGGACAAATCAACCAAGGATTAAGGCCCTACATTCAGTGGACCAAACCAAGCGTCTCCGTAACTACGACTGCTACTGTAAG ATTGACTTAAAACTGCCAAGATCCGCACCAGTCATCAATAATGTACCAAAGAATAGCAAATGCGAGTTGACTGGTGTCACTGACACATGCGCAGTCAGGAATGGCTACTGTGGACGGGATTGGTCGAGGCTCGGACAGGGCGCCTGTAAATGGTTCACCTCTACCTGTTCCTAA
- the LOC128160058 gene encoding uncharacterized protein LOC128160058: MTARKAQRSWCFLILFCIIPSSPQQCVTTDFKKKVSGKLNENSFKPLFSIQENSYGILFHKCLYYCEQDKRCIGFQICKVSESLFQCQICCHWRKIVGYTVTKTPDCKYFEKEFNFATNLARNKTTTLSSTLEGHISSNAVDGNTDCDEENSTAASRNTFKPHLLIQLDGTYTIERIVIHAKRLELKYDLGAGLSTTFSHADNIVVNITDETMNRTHECGGKYPGPTGTRDVILFLCPPGTRGNSITVKKIKRSFLMSLCEVEAYGHM, translated from the exons ATGACAGCAAGGAAGGCGCAGAGAAGTTggtgttttcttattttattctGCATTATTCCTAGTTCTCCCCAGCAATGTGTGACCACAGACTTTAAAAAGAAGGTCAGCGGCAAACTGAATGAAAATTCTTTCAAGCCTCTGTTTTCTATACAAGAGAACAGTTATGGGATACTGTTTCACAAATGCTTGTATTATTGTGAACAGGACAAACGGTGCATTGGGTTTCAGATCTGCAAAGTGTCCGAGAGTTTGTTTCAATGTCAAATATGCTGCCATTGGAGGAAAATTGTTGGGTACACTGTTACAAAAACGCCTgactgtaaatattttgaaaag GAATTCAACTTTGCAACAAATT TAGCGAGAAATAAAACAACCACATTAAGCTCCACACTTGAAGGTCACATTTCATCGAACGCTGTTGACGGAAACACGGATTGCGATGAGGAGAATTCAACAGCTGCCTCAAGAAACACATTTAAACCACATCTTTTAATTCAGCTGGATGGTACATACACTATAGAAAGAATAGTTATCCACGCTAAGCGGCTCGAACTTA AATACGATTTAGGCGCTGGACTTTCCACAACCTTTAGTCATGCAGATAACATCGTTGTTAACATTACCGACGAGACGATGAACCGCACACATGAATGTGGAGGAAAATATCCGGGTCCAACCGGTACCCGTGACGTCATCCTCTTCTTGTGTCCACCTGGAACACGTGGCAACAGCATCACGgtcaagaaaataaaaagaagttTTCTGATGAGTTTGTGTGAAGTTGAGGCGTATGGACatatgtaa
- the LOC128160059 gene encoding uncharacterized protein LOC128160059, producing the protein MLLLASLLGLNLTSFALGCGPFIQHDQNRFCRSDLAFTGFVLQSTEGEIESVFLIQLTSNLKGRIALPGQLLTIYGRGSANSCGPHRLNRLQGHIIYVGRSEFPDEAPRYVIHEHHDFNLVQLNSITNYDCSCEVEIDLPQQPLQGSTVPPGDKCVITENEYDCRFRQGYCSRRRSFLGGDRCRWIVPNTVCPRR; encoded by the exons ATGTTGCTTCTCGCTAGTTTGCTTGGACTAAATCTGACGAGTTTTGCTCTCGGATGTGGGCCTTTTATACAGCATGACCAAAACAGATTTTGCCGGTCCGACTTAG cgtTCACTGGATTCGTTCTACAGTCCACAGAGGGAGAAATAGAGTCTGTTTTTCTGATTCAGCTAACTTCAAATCTAAAG GGTCGGATAGCTCTACCCGGACAACTGCTTACTATATATGGTAGGGGATCTGCGAACTCTTGTGGACCCCACCGACTAAACCGTCTCCAGGGTCATATCATATACG TCGGCCGTAGTGAGTTCCCGGATGAAGCACCACGTTATGTAATTCATGAACATCACGATTTTAACCTGGTCCAGCTTAACAGCATAACTAATTACGACTGCTCTTGTGAG gtTGAGATTGATCTTCCTCAACAGCCACTCCAAGGGAGCACAGTGCCCCCCGGGGACAAGTGCGTGATTACGGAGAATGAATATGACTGTCGGTTCCGACAGGGATACTGTTCCCGCCGGCGCTCGTTCCTGGGAGGAGATAGATGTAGGTGGATAGTACCAAACACTGTATGCCCCCGCAGATAG